The DNA sequence CTTCTCGGTGATCGCGCGGTTGAGCACGGTCGTCGCGTCGAGGTGGGCGAACGCCGTCGCCGGCGCCGGGTCGGTGAGGTCGTCGGCGGGCACGTAGATGGCCTGGACCGAGGTGATCGACCCGTCCTTGGTCGAGGTGATGCGCTCCTGGAGGCCGCCCATCTCGGTCGACAAGGTCGGCTGGTAGCCGACGGCCGACGGGATGCGGCCGAGGAGCGCCGACACTTCCGAGCCGGCCTGGGTGAACCGGAAGATGTTGTCGACGAACAGCAGCAGGTCCTGCTTCTCGACGTCGCGGAAGTACTCGGCGATCGTCAGCGCCGACAGCGCGACCCGCTGGCGGGCGCCGGGCGGCTCGTTCATCTGGCCGAACACCATCGCGGTCTTCGAGAGCACCGAGCTGCCGTCGAACAGCTTGGCCTCGGCCAGCTCGTGGAACAGGTCGTTGCCCTCGCGGGTGCGCTCGCCGACGCCGGCGAACACCGAGTACGACCCGGACTTCTTCGCGACGTTGTTGATGAGCTCCTGGATGAGCACGGTCTTGCCGACGCCGGCGCCGCCGAACAGGCCGATCTTGCCGCCGCGGCGGTAGGGCGCGAGCAGGTCGATGACCTTGATGCCGGTCTCGAACATCTCGACCTGCACCGACTGATCGGTGAACTTGGGCGCCGCGCGGTGGATCGGGCGGGTCTCGGTGTGCACGACCGGGCCGGCCTCGTCGATCGGCTTGCCGATGACGTTGAGGATGCGGCCGAGCACGCCGGCGCCGACCGGCATCGAGATCGCGGCGCCGGAGTTGCGCACCTGGGCGCCGCGGACCAGACCGTCGGTCGAGTCCATCGCGACGCACCGGACCATCTTCTCGCCGAGGTGCTGGGCGACCTCGATCGTGAGGTTGTCGGCCTTGGCGTCGATCGACGGGTTCGACACCAGCAGCGCGGTGTTGATCTCGGGCAGCTCGGCCGCGTCGAAGGCGACGTCGACGACGGGGCCGATGACCTGGACGACGCGACCCAGCGAGTTCGGAGAATAGTCAGTGGCCATGGTGTGCTCTCGGACGAGGAGGGTTGGTTGCGAAAACGGGGGAGCGGGCCGGCGCGCGGCCTAACCCTTGAGGGCCTCGGCGCCGCCGATGATCTCGAGCAGCTCCTTGGTGATCGAGGCCTGGCGGGCGCGGTTGTACTGGAGCGTGAGCTTGTTGATCATCTCGCCGGCGTTCTTGGTCGCCGACTCCATCGCGCTCATGCGGGCGCCGAACTCGCCGGCGATCGACTCGAGCGCCGCGCGGTACAGGCCGATCTGCACGTACAGCGGCACCAGCCGGGTCAGGAGCTCTTCCTTGCTCGGCTCGTAGTCGTAGTCCTGGCCGACCACCTTGGCCGGCGCGCCCTTGACCTGCTCGGGCACGACCGGCAGCACCTGCTTGACGACGGTGTCCTGGGTGATCGCGACTTGAACTCGTTGTAGACCACGAACACCCGGTCGGTCTTGCCCGAGGTGAAGTCGTCGATGATCCGCAGCGAGGTGTCGCCGGCCACCTGCAGCGCGGTCGCGCCGATCGGCGCGCCGTCGAAGCTGGTGATCTGGTAGTTGCGCCGGCTGAAGTACTGGTTGGCCTTCTTGCCGATCAGCCGCAGGCTGACGTCGCACCCGACCAGCTCCTCGCGGATCAGGGCCTCGGTGCGCTTGATGATGTTGGTGTTGAACGCGCCGGCCAGGCCGCGGTCGCTGGTGAAGACCACCACGATCACGCGCTTGCCGTCGCGCCGCTCGAACAGCGGGTGCGCGTCGGTGCCGGCGACCTCGGCCAGCTCGCTCACGACCGTCGCCAGCGCCGCCGCGTACGGGCGGGCCGCGATGATCGCGTCCTGGGCGCGGCGCAGCTTGGCCGCCGCGACCAGCTTCATCGCGCGCGTGATCTTGCGGGTGTTCTTGACCGACCCGATGCGCTTGCGGATGGCCTTGAGCGACGGCATGTCAGTTCTTCTTGGCCTCGACCACGAACTGCTTGCCGAACTCGGTGAGGGCGGCCTTGGCGGCGTCGGTGTCGAGCTTGCCGGTGGTGCGGATGCTCTCGATCAGGTCGCTCTTGCGGCTCTTGATGAACGACAGGAGCTCGGTCTCGTACCGGCCCAGCGCCGCCAGCGGCAGGTTGTCGACGAAGCCGTTGGTGCCGGCGTAGATCACGATGACCTGCTCCTCCATCGACTGCGGCGAGTACTGCGCCTGCTTGAGCAGCTCGGTCATGCGCTCGCCGCGCTGGAGCTGGGCCAGCGTGGCCTTGTCGAGGTCCGAGCCGAACTGCGCGAACGCGGCCTTCTCGCGGTAGGCGGCCAGCTCGAGGCGGAGGCGGCCGGCGACCTGCTTCATCGCCTTGGTCTGGGCGGCGCCGCCGACGCGCGACACCGAGATGCCGACGTTCACGGCCGGGCGGATGCCCGAGTAGAACAGGTCGGCCTCGAGGAAGATCTGGCCGTCGGTGATCGAGATGACGTTGGTCGGGATGTACGCCGAGACGTCGCCGGCCTGGGTCTCGATGATCGGGAGCGCGGTCAGCGAGCCGCCGCCCTCCTTGTCGGACATCTTGGCGGCGCGCTCGAGCAGGCGGCTGTGGAGGTAGAAGACGTCGCCCGGGTACGCCTCGCGGCCCGGCGGGCGGCGGAGCAGCAGCGAGAGCTGGCGGTAGGCGACGGCCTGCTTCGAGAGATCATCGTAGACGATCAGCGCGTGGCGGCCCGAGTCGCGGAAGTACTCGGCCATCGTGACGCCGGTGTACGGCGCGATGAACTGCAGCGGCGCCGGCTCGGACGCGCCGGCCACGATCACCGTCGTGTACTCCATCGCGCCGGCCTTCTGAGGCGGTCGACGACGGCGGCCACCGTCGACTGCTTCTGGCCGATCGCGACGTAGAAGCAGAACATGTTCTGCCCCTTCTGGTTGATGATCGTGTCGATCGCGATGGCGGTCTTGCCGACGCCGCGGTCGCCGATGATCAGCTCGCGCTGGCCGCGGCCGATCGGGATCATCGAGTCGATGGCCTTGAT is a window from the Myxococcales bacterium genome containing:
- the atpD gene encoding F0F1 ATP synthase subunit beta, which codes for MATDYSPNSLGRVVQVIGPVVDVAFDAAELPEINTALLVSNPSIDAKADNLTIEVAQHLGEKMVRCVAMDSTDGLVRGAQVRNSGAAISMPVGAGVLGRILNVIGKPIDEAGPVVHTETRPIHRAAPKFTDQSVQVEMFETGIKVIDLLAPYRRGGKIGLFGGAGVGKTVLIQELINNVAKKSGSYSVFAGVGERTREGNDLFHELAEAKLFDGSSVLSKTAMVFGQMNEPPGARQRVALSALTIAEYFRDVEKQDLLLFVDNIFRFTQAGSEVSALLGRIPSAVGYQPTLSTEMGGLQERITSTKDGSITSVQAIYVPADDLTDPAPATAFAHLDATTVLNRAITEKGIYPAVDPLDSTSTILSPAVVGERHYAVAREVQRLLQRYKDLQDIIAILGMDELSEDDKLTVARARKIERFMGQPFHVAETFTGMKGIFVTRDDTVRSFEEILEGKGDDLPEQAFAMTGTIDDVRAAAAKLAEKN